The Mucilaginibacter terrenus genome has a segment encoding these proteins:
- a CDS encoding glycosyltransferase family 2 protein: MKKVSVVTINFNQDTITEELLDSIAATNTYENIEIIVVDNGSTVNPLPKWLPKYPDVTFIRSELNLGFSGGNNIGIAKATGDYYFLVNNDTEFTPGLVQKLVEVLDANPQVGIISPKLVYDFDRSIIQYMGFTLIDYYTCRNQAIGKNQKDVGQYDSFLGQTGYCHGGAMMVKRETCDKAGLMADNFFIYYEEVDWGERINRAGYQAWVRGDAVIYHKESMTVGKKSPFKEYFMNRNRILFIRHNAPPLKAFVFYIYFMLTVVPRNIISYVKEKKYNFISILFRAIWWNVTHNKHSEELGFTVNKVS; the protein is encoded by the coding sequence ATGAAAAAAGTTTCTGTAGTCACCATTAATTTTAACCAGGATACCATAACCGAGGAACTGTTAGACTCTATTGCCGCAACAAACACCTATGAAAACATAGAGATTATTGTTGTTGATAATGGAAGCACTGTAAATCCACTCCCTAAATGGCTGCCAAAGTACCCTGATGTGACCTTTATACGTTCAGAACTTAACTTAGGTTTCTCCGGAGGGAATAATATTGGTATTGCAAAAGCCACAGGCGATTACTATTTCCTGGTGAACAACGATACCGAGTTTACACCAGGGCTGGTGCAAAAACTTGTTGAGGTACTAGACGCAAACCCGCAAGTGGGTATTATATCACCAAAACTGGTGTATGACTTTGACAGGAGCATAATTCAATACATGGGTTTTACCTTAATTGATTATTACACCTGCCGTAACCAGGCTATTGGTAAAAACCAGAAGGATGTTGGCCAGTACGATAGCTTCTTAGGCCAAACAGGCTACTGCCACGGCGGTGCCATGATGGTTAAACGGGAAACATGCGATAAGGCTGGCTTAATGGCAGACAATTTCTTTATCTACTATGAAGAGGTGGATTGGGGCGAACGTATCAACAGGGCGGGCTACCAGGCCTGGGTGCGCGGGGACGCTGTTATATATCATAAAGAATCAATGACGGTTGGTAAGAAAAGTCCGTTCAAGGAATATTTTATGAATCGCAACCGCATTCTTTTCATTCGCCATAATGCGCCGCCGTTGAAAGCTTTTGTATTTTACATCTATTTCATGCTTACCGTAGTACCACGTAACATTATCAGCTACGTAAAAGAGAAAAAATATAATTTTATCAGCATACTGTTTCGTGCAATTTGGTGGAACGTTACCCATAACAAGCATAGCGAAGAACTAGGCTTTACCGTAAATAAAGTTTCATGA
- a CDS encoding glycosyltransferase family 2 protein: protein MKFAFWFSLFIAFYTFVGYGFLLFIIIKIKRAVKGRKVVLDVADELLPRCTLVVAAYNEEHFIAEKIANSLLLRYPAGKLKFIFVTDGSTDRTAEIIATYPQIQLLHKPERSGKIAAVHRAMEFVDTEAVVFTDANTFLNPEAIIRICRHYSDATVGAVAGEKRVHIDASADASAAGEGFYWKYESALKKWDSELYSVVGAAGELFSVRRDLYEDVPADTVLDDFMISMLIAAKGYRIVYEPDAYALETSSENVSEELKRKIRIAAGGVQSILRLKPLLFSFKYPLLSFQYVSHRVLRWTVTPFFMILAFITNLALAFAEKGWIYEALFAGQVFFYLLALLGYIMEKRQTRVKALFVPYYFCVMNYAVMAGIIRYFTKKQSSVWEKAQRRT, encoded by the coding sequence ATGAAGTTCGCATTCTGGTTCAGCCTTTTTATTGCCTTTTACACCTTTGTTGGCTATGGCTTTCTGCTATTTATTATTATCAAGATAAAGCGTGCCGTTAAAGGCCGAAAAGTGGTACTTGATGTAGCAGACGAGCTTCTCCCCCGTTGCACGCTTGTGGTTGCGGCATATAACGAAGAACACTTTATAGCAGAGAAAATAGCAAATAGCCTGCTGCTTCGCTATCCTGCTGGTAAGCTCAAATTTATATTTGTGACCGACGGCTCTACCGACCGTACCGCCGAGATAATTGCTACTTACCCGCAAATTCAGTTGCTGCATAAACCTGAACGGTCTGGCAAGATAGCGGCAGTGCACCGCGCAATGGAGTTTGTAGACACCGAAGCTGTTGTATTTACTGATGCTAATACATTTTTAAACCCGGAGGCGATCATTCGCATTTGCAGGCACTATTCTGATGCTACTGTGGGAGCTGTTGCCGGGGAAAAGCGTGTACATATTGATGCCAGTGCAGATGCAAGCGCTGCCGGTGAAGGTTTTTACTGGAAGTATGAATCGGCGTTGAAAAAGTGGGACTCAGAATTATACTCGGTAGTGGGCGCAGCCGGAGAACTGTTCAGCGTACGGAGGGATTTATATGAGGACGTACCGGCGGACACCGTACTGGACGACTTTATGATTTCGATGCTGATAGCAGCGAAAGGTTACCGGATAGTTTATGAACCCGACGCTTACGCTCTGGAAACCTCTTCGGAAAACGTCTCGGAAGAACTCAAGCGTAAAATAAGGATTGCGGCAGGTGGCGTGCAGTCGATATTGCGGTTAAAGCCTCTCCTATTCTCTTTTAAATATCCGTTGCTTTCTTTTCAATATGTTAGCCATCGTGTTTTAAGATGGACAGTTACTCCTTTTTTCATGATCCTTGCATTCATAACCAATCTGGCGCTTGCCTTTGCAGAAAAAGGCTGGATCTACGAGGCATTGTTTGCCGGACAGGTTTTTTTCTATTTGCTGGCGCTTCTTGGCTATATAATGGAAAAAAGACAAACACGCGTTAAGGCTTTGTTTGTACCCTATTATTTCTGCGTGATGAACTATGCTGTTATGGCAGGCATCATTCGCTATTTTACAAAAAAACAAAGCTCTGTTTGGGAGAAGGCACAACGTAGAACTTAA
- a CDS encoding DUF4142 domain-containing protein: MKLLTRIALLSCLIFSVYACNDQRKAKNYNEKTQVDDQALPFLQKGIQSGNAEVKLSELALKNSQNVEIKQFAQMMINDHTQNGKELTDLASKRKVNIPDGIDTEHNRILTSLTTKTGADFDKEYMQVMVHDHEKAIGLFETVTDNTDKKINDLADKTLPKLREHLKEANAICAKLK; the protein is encoded by the coding sequence ATGAAACTACTAACCCGCATAGCACTTCTGTCTTGCTTAATATTTAGCGTTTACGCATGTAACGACCAGCGCAAAGCCAAAAACTACAACGAGAAAACACAAGTTGATGACCAGGCACTGCCGTTTTTACAGAAGGGCATACAAAGTGGAAACGCCGAAGTTAAACTTTCAGAACTGGCATTAAAGAACTCCCAAAATGTTGAAATAAAGCAGTTTGCCCAGATGATGATTAACGATCATACGCAAAACGGCAAAGAGCTTACCGATTTGGCCAGCAAAAGAAAAGTTAATATTCCCGATGGGATTGATACTGAACACAACCGTATCTTAACCAGCCTTACTACCAAAACAGGTGCGGACTTTGATAAAGAATACATGCAGGTAATGGTTCATGATCATGAAAAAGCTATTGGTTTGTTTGAGACCGTTACAGATAATACCGACAAGAAGATAAATGACCTTGCCGATAAAACGTTGCCAAAATTGCGCGAGCATTTAAAAGAAGCAAATGCTATTTGTGCAAAACTAAAATAG
- a CDS encoding DUF763 domain-containing protein has product MKRSGSADLPLHHGHVPPWLAERMAKLGLAVVENIVLDYGKDEVLRRLSDPFWFQSLGAVMGMDWHSSGITTSVMGALKKAVNPHSKQLGIYICGGKGKHSRATPQELIMISQRTGLNGDYLVKCSKLSAKVDNTAIQDGFQLYMHNFILSDTGKWAVVQQGMSDASSTARRYHWHSEQLTSFVEEPQTGIYGKNNGFILNMVAKEADTSRTGVMQIAHEHPERMLREIKLIMPTHHDVREKDVDLKRLGAVLWLAHEKQPKDFEELLQLEGLGPRTLQSLALVSEVIHGTPSRFKDPARFSFAHGGKDGHPFPVPTKVYDETISTLQTAIEKAKLGNSEKSDAIRRLTNIAQAAEKEFTPNANFDKVIEQERRNSWKYGGQTVFGKAKPPAGQQLKLF; this is encoded by the coding sequence ATGAAGCGATCCGGTAGTGCCGATCTTCCTTTACACCACGGGCATGTACCACCCTGGCTTGCCGAAAGGATGGCCAAGCTTGGTCTCGCTGTTGTGGAGAATATAGTGCTCGATTACGGTAAAGATGAAGTTCTTCGCAGATTAAGCGATCCTTTCTGGTTCCAGAGCCTTGGTGCCGTTATGGGTATGGACTGGCATTCGTCGGGCATCACCACATCTGTTATGGGGGCATTAAAAAAAGCTGTAAACCCCCATAGTAAACAACTAGGTATCTACATATGCGGCGGGAAAGGCAAGCATAGCCGCGCTACGCCGCAGGAACTTATAATGATAAGCCAGCGTACAGGGCTAAATGGTGACTACCTTGTAAAGTGCAGTAAGCTAAGCGCCAAGGTAGACAATACCGCGATACAGGACGGTTTCCAGCTATATATGCACAATTTTATCCTGAGCGACACCGGCAAGTGGGCCGTGGTACAGCAAGGCATGAGCGATGCCAGCAGCACCGCCCGGCGTTACCATTGGCACTCCGAACAACTTACTTCCTTTGTGGAGGAGCCGCAAACTGGTATATACGGCAAGAACAATGGCTTTATACTAAACATGGTAGCTAAAGAGGCTGACACCAGCAGGACCGGTGTCATGCAAATAGCACATGAACATCCGGAGAGAATGCTGAGGGAAATTAAACTGATAATGCCTACTCATCATGACGTCAGAGAGAAAGATGTAGACCTTAAGCGACTCGGCGCTGTGCTTTGGCTGGCGCATGAAAAACAACCAAAGGATTTTGAAGAGCTATTGCAATTAGAAGGACTTGGCCCGCGTACGCTGCAGTCTCTGGCTTTAGTTAGCGAAGTTATACACGGTACACCATCACGCTTTAAGGACCCTGCGAGGTTCTCGTTCGCCCATGGTGGTAAAGATGGGCACCCGTTCCCCGTACCTACAAAGGTTTACGATGAGACGATCAGTACACTTCAAACCGCGATAGAGAAAGCGAAGCTTGGCAATAGTGAAAAGAGTGACGCTATACGCCGCCTTACTAATATTGCACAAGCAGCTGAAAAAGAATTTACGCCTAATGCCAATTTCGACAAGGTTATAGAACAAGAACGCCGTAACTCCTGGAAGTACGGCGGTCAAACTGTGTTCGGGAAAGCAAAGCCGCCGGCAGGGCAGCAGCTTAAACTATTTTAG
- a CDS encoding GlcG/HbpS family heme-binding protein, with protein sequence MSITIEQAERISEAAKAKAAAIGVAMNIAIVDEGANLKSFHRMDDAWLGSVDISIKKAKTARYFDMATGEIGKLSQPGGPLYNIEHSNGGLISFPGGVLLKQDGKIVGAIGVSGGSVDQDHEVATAGAEAFTNG encoded by the coding sequence ATGAGTATTACAATTGAACAAGCCGAAAGAATTTCCGAAGCAGCAAAAGCCAAAGCAGCAGCTATAGGCGTTGCCATGAATATTGCTATTGTTGACGAAGGTGCCAACCTGAAATCTTTTCACCGGATGGATGACGCGTGGCTGGGTTCTGTAGATATTTCTATAAAGAAAGCTAAGACAGCCCGTTATTTTGATATGGCGACCGGCGAAATTGGTAAGCTATCGCAGCCGGGTGGGCCGTTATACAATATTGAACATTCTAACGGCGGCTTGATCTCCTTTCCGGGCGGCGTGCTGTTAAAACAGGATGGAAAAATTGTTGGCGCAATAGGCGTGTCAGGCGGATCTGTAGACCAGGACCATGAAGTAGCCACAGCAGGGGCCGAAGCTTTTACAAACGGTTAA
- a CDS encoding pyridoxal phosphate-dependent aminotransferase — MSALSNRINNLSESQTIKMAKMGRELAAKGVDVISLSFGEPDFHTPEHIKEAAKTAMDKNFTYYTPVAGYPDLRKAVVAKLKDENNLDYTDTQIVVSTGAKQAIANAVLCLVNPGEEVIIPTPYWVSYSEVVKLAEGVSVFIDTTVESNFKITAEQLEAAITPKTKLFMFSSPCNPTGSVYSKDELASLAKVFEKYPHVYILSDEIYEHINFIGGHESIAQFESIKDRVVIINGWSKAFAMTGWRIGYTASNSAIAAACDKMQGQITSGTCSITQKAGVAAYTGGLESVHAMREQFQKRRDLVYKLLTEIPGLTVNLPDGAFYFFPNVTSFFGKSYNGKTINDADELSIFLLEEAHVATVGGDSFGDKKSIRISYAAAEDKLVEAVRRIKEALAKLV; from the coding sequence ATGAGCGCATTAAGTAACAGGATAAACAACCTGTCGGAATCTCAAACCATTAAGATGGCCAAAATGGGTCGCGAACTGGCGGCCAAAGGCGTTGATGTGATCAGCCTAAGCTTTGGCGAACCGGATTTTCATACACCGGAGCACATTAAAGAAGCTGCTAAAACAGCTATGGACAAAAACTTTACTTACTACACACCCGTAGCCGGTTACCCTGACCTGCGTAAGGCTGTAGTAGCCAAGTTAAAGGATGAGAATAACCTGGATTATACTGACACGCAAATTGTTGTATCTACCGGCGCCAAGCAGGCTATTGCTAACGCGGTGCTATGCCTGGTAAACCCCGGCGAAGAGGTGATCATCCCTACCCCGTACTGGGTATCGTACTCGGAAGTTGTAAAACTTGCCGAAGGTGTAAGCGTTTTTATTGACACTACTGTAGAGAGCAACTTTAAAATAACTGCCGAACAATTGGAGGCTGCTATTACGCCAAAAACCAAGTTGTTCATGTTCTCTTCTCCTTGTAACCCTACCGGCAGCGTTTACAGCAAAGACGAACTGGCGTCGCTAGCAAAAGTGTTTGAGAAATACCCGCACGTTTATATTTTGAGTGACGAGATATACGAGCACATTAACTTTATCGGCGGCCACGAATCGATAGCCCAGTTTGAAAGCATTAAGGACCGTGTAGTTATCATCAACGGATGGTCTAAAGCGTTTGCCATGACCGGCTGGAGAATAGGTTACACAGCCAGCAACAGCGCTATTGCAGCTGCCTGTGACAAAATGCAGGGACAAATCACTTCAGGTACCTGCTCTATTACACAAAAAGCGGGTGTAGCAGCGTACACCGGCGGCCTGGAAAGTGTGCACGCCATGCGCGAGCAGTTCCAAAAACGCCGCGACCTTGTTTACAAGTTACTAACAGAAATACCGGGACTTACCGTGAACCTGCCTGATGGCGCGTTCTACTTCTTCCCTAACGTAACTTCGTTTTTTGGTAAAAGCTACAATGGCAAAACCATAAACGATGCCGATGAGCTTTCTATCTTCCTGCTGGAAGAAGCGCATGTAGCTACAGTAGGCGGCGACTCTTTTGGCGACAAAAAATCAATCCGTATATCTTACGCAGCTGCAGAAGATAAACTTGTTGAAGCCGTGCGCAGGATAAAAGAAGCACTGGCCAAGCTGGTGTAA
- a CDS encoding MBOAT family O-acyltransferase — translation MVFNSVEFVIFFLIVTPLYFLLPHRFRWFLLLAASCVFYMAFVPVYILILGFTIFIDYFAGIYIADAEGTRRKMLLTISIVANVGILAVFKYFNFISENFTSLLQSFGWQYSLPLLKILLPIGLSFHTFQAMSYTIEVYRRNQPPERNFGIYALYVMFYPQLVAGPIERPQNMLHQFYERHDFNWDNASGGAKRMLWGFFKKLVVADRAATYVGAVYDNPTHHSGVDFVVATLFFAIQIYCDFSGYADIAIGTAEIMGFRLMENFKRPYFARTVSEFWRRWHISLSTWFTDYVYISLGGNRVSVPRLYFNLMIVFLISGLWHGASWTYVVWGGINGFYLIVGAIVKAPKEKLHKAAGITKINAFYTLIQIITTIILISFSWIFFRANDMHSALYAVNKIVTAWGHLFIQENMLYVFLGAAVLFLSELVQEYYPQHKWFIKSDHFVVRCLSYSFLAVSIVALGVFDGSQFIYFQF, via the coding sequence ATGGTTTTTAATTCGGTAGAGTTTGTTATCTTTTTCCTGATTGTAACGCCGCTCTACTTTTTATTACCTCACCGCTTCCGCTGGTTTTTATTGTTAGCTGCAAGTTGTGTGTTCTACATGGCTTTTGTACCGGTATACATCCTGATACTGGGTTTTACTATCTTTATAGACTACTTTGCGGGCATTTACATTGCCGATGCTGAAGGCACGCGGCGAAAAATGCTGCTTACCATAAGCATTGTTGCCAATGTGGGTATCCTGGCAGTATTCAAATACTTTAACTTTATTAGTGAGAACTTCACCAGCCTGCTGCAGAGCTTTGGCTGGCAATATTCACTGCCATTACTAAAAATATTACTGCCCATCGGTTTATCGTTCCACACGTTCCAGGCCATGAGCTACACCATTGAGGTGTATCGCCGTAATCAGCCTCCTGAACGTAATTTCGGCATCTATGCGCTGTATGTAATGTTCTACCCGCAATTGGTAGCCGGGCCAATAGAACGCCCTCAAAATATGCTGCACCAGTTTTATGAGCGACATGATTTTAACTGGGATAATGCAAGTGGCGGCGCAAAGCGGATGCTGTGGGGTTTCTTCAAAAAACTGGTTGTGGCGGATAGGGCCGCAACGTACGTTGGCGCTGTTTACGACAACCCTACGCACCATTCAGGTGTAGACTTTGTGGTTGCCACTTTGTTCTTTGCCATCCAAATTTATTGCGACTTTTCTGGTTACGCTGATATCGCTATTGGCACTGCAGAGATCATGGGCTTCCGTTTAATGGAGAATTTCAAACGGCCTTATTTCGCCCGGACGGTATCTGAATTTTGGCGAAGATGGCATATATCTCTATCTACCTGGTTTACGGACTATGTTTATATATCCCTGGGAGGTAACCGGGTGTCAGTACCAAGGCTATATTTTAATCTGATGATCGTATTTCTGATCAGCGGATTGTGGCATGGCGCCAGCTGGACCTATGTTGTATGGGGTGGCATTAATGGCTTCTACCTTATTGTTGGAGCTATTGTTAAAGCGCCAAAAGAAAAGTTGCATAAAGCTGCAGGTATTACCAAGATTAATGCCTTCTACACCCTTATTCAAATAATTACAACCATAATACTGATTTCCTTCTCCTGGATATTCTTTCGCGCGAACGACATGCACAGTGCACTTTATGCGGTAAATAAAATAGTTACAGCTTGGGGACACCTATTTATTCAGGAGAACATGCTTTATGTATTTTTAGGAGCAGCGGTACTATTTTTAAGCGAATTAGTGCAGGAATATTACCCACAGCATAAGTGGTTTATAAAAAGCGACCACTTTGTGGTGAGATGCCTATCTTATTCTTTTTTAGCCGTATCAATAGTGGCGTTAGGAGTTTTTGATGGAAGCCAATTTATTTATTTTCAATTTTAA
- a CDS encoding SGNH/GDSL hydrolase family protein, with protein sequence MKLTGKYQNIYKVLLCLALLFLLDRTVGWGLRYLYFKPKEGKYHDLTYALDSTRADLVIVGSSRATHSYVAQQIQDSLHISCYNAGMWGTRFLHQYATLQTIVHRYHPKIIIWDYWEGLVKNELTYQDVASLDPFYNTHEEIRKVIDFAKPSEKYKMLSRVYPYNSTLMYNLNKVVNAYKSDKKEASVKGFVPLKHTWTEPLTVSSYNGATMPIDSNCVRFYKAAIAFCKKENIKLIMIESPYYGKYLQRPNYDVLAEQIAHEQDIPFLDMTNKGTLLTAGNFSEPKHLNENGAHLFTAEVIKAIRKHTDEIIKQ encoded by the coding sequence TTGAAGCTGACTGGAAAATATCAAAATATTTATAAAGTACTGCTGTGCTTAGCACTTTTGTTTCTGCTGGACAGAACAGTTGGTTGGGGCCTGCGCTACCTTTATTTTAAGCCGAAAGAAGGCAAATACCATGATCTTACTTATGCCCTGGACTCTACCAGAGCTGATCTTGTGATTGTAGGATCGTCAAGAGCTACCCATAGTTACGTAGCACAACAAATACAAGACAGCCTGCATATAAGTTGTTATAATGCCGGCATGTGGGGTACTCGTTTTTTGCATCAGTATGCAACGCTGCAAACTATTGTACACCGGTATCACCCTAAAATAATTATCTGGGATTACTGGGAAGGCCTTGTCAAAAACGAACTTACTTATCAGGATGTGGCATCATTGGACCCTTTTTACAACACACATGAAGAAATCAGGAAAGTTATAGATTTCGCAAAGCCTTCAGAAAAGTACAAAATGCTGTCGCGGGTTTATCCTTATAACTCAACCCTGATGTATAACCTTAACAAGGTTGTAAATGCATATAAAAGCGATAAAAAGGAAGCGTCGGTAAAGGGTTTTGTACCGCTTAAACATACCTGGACAGAACCGCTAACTGTATCATCCTACAATGGAGCTACTATGCCCATTGATAGTAATTGCGTGAGGTTTTACAAAGCCGCTATAGCTTTTTGCAAAAAAGAGAATATAAAACTGATTATGATTGAATCTCCCTATTATGGCAAGTACCTGCAGCGACCAAACTACGATGTTTTAGCTGAACAAATAGCACACGAGCAGGACATACCTTTTCTTGATATGACTAACAAAGGCACGCTCCTAACGGCCGGTAACTTCTCGGAGCCTAAACACCTCAATGAAAACGGCGCGCACCTTTTTACAGCAGAGGTTATCAAAGCCATCCGTAAGCATACCGACGAGATTATAAAACAATAA